The following proteins are encoded in a genomic region of Syngnathus acus chromosome 22, fSynAcu1.2, whole genome shotgun sequence:
- the LOC119116040 gene encoding papilin-like isoform X33: protein MMLPLLLLQLVLAPALLVSAEDYWEGWGAYGPCSRTCGGGVMVRSRRCITHRNDGGYNCVGPDKSYLACNTQECPAGTKDYREEQCAQFDGADFKGSRYSWVPYYGAENPCELNCVPKGENFVYRHSATVKDGTPCHPGRLDICVEGVCRRIGCDNILDSNMQEDPCLQCGGQGQTCSLVRNTFNTQRLAPGYNQMFTIPAGATSISIREKHPSRNYLAVRNLQGDYYLNGHWSLEFTSAAQIAGTKLYYQRGVEGDNLPESIIGRGPTTEPLVVELISQEPNQGVEYEYYLPVGHPTEGYAWSFGSWSACSKECGIGYQSRAVYCSIDNEAVPDHLCPYYARPESNRTCNPQACPVTYAWRTSEWTDCNVACGGGFQYRGVDCLYNDESGPRVVEDAYCAQYTQAPTDQQKCNMQRCTDHPGSAIISYIPSENAVQCRTTTYGCCYDRTTPAAGPNGEGCRDPPAPFERSICSLPKAAGSCSSWTARYFFDVLSGKCTEFWYGGCHGNSNHFATQEECHRVCHEPNGNGNGNGNGNGNGNGNGNGNGDGDGNGNGHANGNGNGNGRTNGNGNGHTNGNGNGNGYTNGNGNGRSNGNGNGNGRTNGNGNGNGHTNGNGNGNGYSNGNGNGNGHPNGNGNGNGHGNGNGYSNGNGNGNGRTNGNGNGNGNGNGHPNGNGNGNGNGHPNGNGNGNGNGHPNGNGNGNGNGHPNGNGNGNGNGHPNGNGNGNGYSNGNGNGNGRTNGNGNGNGRTNGNGNGRPNGNGHTNGNGNGRSNGNGNGNGRNGNGHSNGNGNGNGNGNGNGYPNGNGNGRSNGYGQRANGNGNGNGNGEDYNGNGHDNGNGNGRSNGHTQRVASSVAHTAHKARFVLKARRPHFITVKKHLIPAASLTLPAQVKIDQSDPSAVEALAGQTVVLPCRVSPPPSSTVALQWSKDGAALTSRRHQQQPNGSLLLGPVSKSDEGWFLCVATKEQERDHRYVYLTVSEGASRPQPTSLPTDELSPGFTLERSAASLLEMRAGQAARLPCTVVPATSLRYVSIQWSRDGRTLSDSRFVQQLDGTLLIESLRTEDAGVYTCSASTQHQLEQRRVHLRVQAALRITKAPDNIQVPEGSTALLPCVASGVDVSIGWSRNGVPVRPDGRKVQVSADGSLILNNVQASDEGTYTCNAYAGIYSASASADVRLLKNVQTGGVMTSPSGTPCLDQPELANCELVVYAQLCANQYYAAFCCASCARQARSGDRLAR, encoded by the exons ATGATGCTGCCTCTGTTGCTCCTCCAGCTGGTCCTGGCTCCAGCCCTTTTG GTGTCCGCTGAGGACTACTGGGAGGGGTGGGGTGCATACGGACCATGCAGTCGGACCTGCGGCGGTGGTGTGATGGTCAGAAGCAGACGCTGTATCACCCACAG AAACGACGGAGGCTACAACTGTGTTGGACCTGACAAGTCTTACCTGGCCTGTAACACTCAG GAGTGTCCCGCGGGAACTAAGGATTACCGTGAGGAGCAGTGCGCCCAGTTCGATGGGGCTGACTTCAAGGGGTCACGTTACAGCTGGGTGCCTTATTACGGAG CCGAGAACCCCTGCGAGCTGAACTGCGTGCCAAAGGGAGAGAACTTTGTCTACCGCCACAGTGCCACCGTTAAGGACGGAACACCTTGCCATCCCGGACGCCTTGACATTTGTGTGGAGGGAGTCTGCAGG CGCATAGGCTGCGACAACATACTGGACTCCAACATGCAGGAGGACCCCTGCCTGCAGTGCGGAGGCCAAGGACAGACCTGCTCACTGGTCAGGAACACCTTCAACACGCAGCGTCTTGCTCCCG GTTACAACCAGATGTTCACCATCCCCGCTGGAGCCACCTCCATCAGCATTAGAGAGAAACACCCTTCACGCAATTACCTCG CTGTCAGGAACCTGCAAGGAGATTACTACCTGAACGGTCACTGGTCCCTGGAGTTCACCAGTGCTGCCCAAATTGCCGGCACCAAGCTGTACTACCAACGAGGCGTAGAGGGCGACAACCTTCCCGAGTCCATCATCGGCCGCGGACCCACCACCGAGCCCCTCGTCGTGGAG CTGATCAGCCAGGAGCCCAACCAGGGTGTGGAGTACGAGTACTACCTTCCCGTGGGACACCCCACAGAGGGATACGCCTGGAGCTTCGGATCTTGGTCCGCCTGCAGCAAAGAGTGCGGAATTG GCTATCAGTCCAGAGCCGTCTACTGCTCCATCGACAACGAGGCCGTGCCCGACCACCTGTGCCCGTACTATGCCCGACCCGAGAGCAACAGAACCTGCAACCCTCAGGCCTGCCCTGTCACCTACGC CTGGAGAACCAGCGAGTGGACCGACTGCAACGTGGCATGCGGAGGCGGATTCCAGTATCGCGGCGTGGACTGTCTCTACAATGACGAGTCGGGACCCCGCGTGGTCGAGGACGCCTACTGCGCTCAGTACACTCAGGCACCCACTGACCAGCAGAAATGCAACATGCAGCGCTGCACCGACCACCCCGGAAGTGCG ATCATTTCCTACATCCCCTCTGAGAACGCCGTTCAGTGCCGCACCACCACCTACGGGTGCTGCTACGACCGCACCACCCCTGCTGCCGGGCCCAATGGAGAGGGCTGCCGTGACCCACCCGCACCTT TCGAGCGCTCCATCTGCTCACTGCCTAAGGCCGCTGGATCCTGCTCCAGCTGGACGGCGCGCTACTTCTTTGATGTTCTAAGCGGCAAGTGTACCGAGTTCTGGTACGGAGGCTGCCACGGCAACAGCAATCACTTTGCAACACAGGAGGAGTGCCACAGGGTCTGCCACGAGCCTAATGGCAATGGAAACGGCAATGGAAACGGAAATGGAAACGGAAACGGAAACGGAAATGGAAATGGTGACGGTGACGGTAACGGTAACGGCCACGCCAATGGAAATGGCAATGGTAATGGCCGCACCAATGGAAATGGCAACGGCCACACCAACGGAAACGGAAATGGTAACGGTTACACAAACGGAAACGGTAACGGCCGCTCAAATGGAAATGGCAACGGTAATGGCCGCACCAACGGAAACGGTAACGGCAACGGCCACACCAACGGAAATGGCAATGGTAACGGTTACTCAAACGGCAATGGAAATGGTAACGGCCACCCCAACGGCAATGGAAACGGTAACGGCC ACGGCAATGGTAATGGTTACTCAAACGGCAATGGAAACGGTAACGGCCGCACCAACGGCAATGG AAACGGCAATGGAAACGGTAACGGCCACCCCAACGGCAATGGCAATGGAAACGGTAACGGCCACCCCAACGGCAATGGCAATGGAAACGGTAACGGCCACCCCAACGGCAATGGCAATGGAAACGGTAACGGCCACCCCAACGGCAATGGCAATGGAAACGGTAACGGCCACCCCAACGGCAACGGCAATGGTAATGGTTACTCAAACGGCAATGGAAACGGTAACGGCCGCACCAACGGCAATGGAAATGGTAACGGCCGCACCAACGGTAATGGTAACGGTCGCCCCAACGGTAACGGGCACACCAACGGAAATGGCAACGGTCGCTCCAACGGAAATGGAAACGGTAACGGCCGCAACGGTAATGGTCACTCCAACGGTAATGGAAACGGAAATGGAAACGGTAATGGAAATGGTTACCCAAACGGTAACGGAAATGGCCGCTCCAACGGATATGGACAGCGCGCCAACGGAAATGGCAACGGCAACGGAAATGGCGAGGACTACAACGGAAACGGCCACGACAACGGAAACGGCAATGGCCGCTCCAATGGTCACACCCAGAGGGTAGCATCCAGCGTGGCCCACACTGCCCACAAGGCCCGCTTTGTCTTGAAAGCCCGCAGGCCTCACTTTATCACCGTGAAAAAGCACCTTATCCCCGCAGCCAG TTTGACTTTGCCAGCCCAGGTCAAGATTGACCAGTCGGACCCGTCCGCCGTAGAGGCCCTGGCGGGCCAGACGGTGGTGCTGCCCTGCAGAGTCAGCCCACCGCCCAGTTCCACCGTGGCGCTCCAGTGGAGCAAGGACGGAGCCGCATTGACATCACGCAG ACATCAACAGCAGCCCAACGGTTCGCTGCTGCTCGGCCCTGTCAGCAAGTCGGACGAAGGCTGGTTCTTGTGTGTGGCCACCAAGGAGCAGGAAAGAGACCACCGCTACGTTTACCTGACTGTCTCAG AGGGAGCGTCCCGGCCGCAGCCCACCTCCTTGCCGACGGACGAGCTTTCGCCAGG GTTCACCCTGGAGCGCTCGGCCGCATCCTTGCTGGAGATGCGAGCGGGACAGGCGGCCCGACTGCCGTGCACCGTCGTACCCGCAACCTCACTCAGATACGTCAGCATACAATGGAGCCGAGACGGACGCACACTCAGCGACTCCAG GTTTGTCCAGCAGTTAGATGGCACACTGCTCATTGAGTCACTTCGGACTGAGGACGCCGGTGTGTACACTTGCTCCGCCTCCACGCAGCATCAGCTGGAGCAGAGACGCGTACATCTCAGAGTTCAAG CTGCCTTGCGGATCACCAAAGCTCCCGACAACATCCAAGTACCTGAAGGCAGCACGGCACTGCTACCCTGCGTGGCGTCGGGAGTCGACGTAAGCATCGGCTGGTCCAG GAACGGCGTCCCAGTGCGTCCGGACGGACGTAAGGTCCAGGTGTCTGCCGACGGGAGCCTGATCCTCAACAATGTGCAGGCATCCGACGAGGGCACCTACACGTGCAACGCCTACGCCGGCATCTACTCGGCCAGCGCCTCGGCTGACGTGCGCCTCctcaaaaatgtgcaaacag GCGGGGTTATGACATCACCATCGGGGACGCCGTGCTTGGACCAGCCTGAATTGGCCAACTGCGAGCTGGTGGTCTACGCCCAGCTGTGCGCCAACCAGTACTACGCTGCCTTCTGTTGTGCCAGCTGTGCCCGCCAAGCACGCAGCGGTGACAGGTTAGCTCGGTGA
- the LOC119116040 gene encoding papilin-like isoform X26: MMLPLLLLQLVLAPALLVSAEDYWEGWGAYGPCSRTCGGGVMVRSRRCITHRNDGGYNCVGPDKSYLACNTQECPAGTKDYREEQCAQFDGADFKGSRYSWVPYYGAENPCELNCVPKGENFVYRHSATVKDGTPCHPGRLDICVEGVCRRIGCDNILDSNMQEDPCLQCGGQGQTCSLVRNTFNTQRLAPGYNQMFTIPAGATSISIREKHPSRNYLAVRNLQGDYYLNGHWSLEFTSAAQIAGTKLYYQRGVEGDNLPESIIGRGPTTEPLVVELISQEPNQGVEYEYYLPVGHPTEGYAWSFGSWSACSKECGIGYQSRAVYCSIDNEAVPDHLCPYYARPESNRTCNPQACPVTYAWRTSEWTDCNVACGGGFQYRGVDCLYNDESGPRVVEDAYCAQYTQAPTDQQKCNMQRCTDHPGSAIISYIPSENAVQCRTTTYGCCYDRTTPAAGPNGEGCRDPPAPFERSICSLPKAAGSCSSWTARYFFDVLSGKCTEFWYGGCHGNSNHFATQEECHRVCHEPNGNGNGNGNGNGNGNGNGNGNGDGDGNGNGHANGNGNGNGRTNGNGNGHTNGNGNGNGYTNGNGNGRSNGNGNGNGRTNGNGNGNGHTNGNGNGNGYSNGNGNGNGHPNGNGNGNGHPNGNGNGNGNGNGHPNGNGNGNGHPNGNGNGNGNGHPNGNGNGNGHPNGNGNDNGHPNGNGNGNGHPNGNGNGNGNGHPNGNGNGNGYSNGNGNGNGRTNGNGNGNGRPNGNGNGNGRPNGNGNGNGYSNGNGNGNGHPNGNGNGHPNGNGNGYSNGNGNGNGHPNGNGNGHTNGNGNGRSNGNGNGNGRNGNGHSNGNGNGNGNGNGNGYPNGNGNGRSNGYGQRANGNGNGNGNGEDYNGNGHDNGNGNGRSNGHTQRVASSVAHTAHKARFVLKARRPHFITVKKHLIPAASLTLPAQVKIDQSDPSAVEALAGQTVVLPCRVSPPPSSTVALQWSKDGAALTSRRHQQQPNGSLLLGPVSKSDEGWFLCVATKEQERDHRYVYLTVSEGASRPQPTSLPTDELSPGFTLERSAASLLEMRAGQAARLPCTVVPATSLRYVSIQWSRDGRTLSDSRFVQQLDGTLLIESLRTEDAGVYTCSASTQHQLEQRRVHLRVQAALRITKAPDNIQVPEGSTALLPCVASGVDVSIGWSRNGVPVRPDGRKVQVSADGSLILNNVQASDEGTYTCNAYAGIYSASASADVRLLKNVQTGGVMTSPSGTPCLDQPELANCELVVYAQLCANQYYAAFCCASCARQARSGDRLAR, encoded by the exons ATGATGCTGCCTCTGTTGCTCCTCCAGCTGGTCCTGGCTCCAGCCCTTTTG GTGTCCGCTGAGGACTACTGGGAGGGGTGGGGTGCATACGGACCATGCAGTCGGACCTGCGGCGGTGGTGTGATGGTCAGAAGCAGACGCTGTATCACCCACAG AAACGACGGAGGCTACAACTGTGTTGGACCTGACAAGTCTTACCTGGCCTGTAACACTCAG GAGTGTCCCGCGGGAACTAAGGATTACCGTGAGGAGCAGTGCGCCCAGTTCGATGGGGCTGACTTCAAGGGGTCACGTTACAGCTGGGTGCCTTATTACGGAG CCGAGAACCCCTGCGAGCTGAACTGCGTGCCAAAGGGAGAGAACTTTGTCTACCGCCACAGTGCCACCGTTAAGGACGGAACACCTTGCCATCCCGGACGCCTTGACATTTGTGTGGAGGGAGTCTGCAGG CGCATAGGCTGCGACAACATACTGGACTCCAACATGCAGGAGGACCCCTGCCTGCAGTGCGGAGGCCAAGGACAGACCTGCTCACTGGTCAGGAACACCTTCAACACGCAGCGTCTTGCTCCCG GTTACAACCAGATGTTCACCATCCCCGCTGGAGCCACCTCCATCAGCATTAGAGAGAAACACCCTTCACGCAATTACCTCG CTGTCAGGAACCTGCAAGGAGATTACTACCTGAACGGTCACTGGTCCCTGGAGTTCACCAGTGCTGCCCAAATTGCCGGCACCAAGCTGTACTACCAACGAGGCGTAGAGGGCGACAACCTTCCCGAGTCCATCATCGGCCGCGGACCCACCACCGAGCCCCTCGTCGTGGAG CTGATCAGCCAGGAGCCCAACCAGGGTGTGGAGTACGAGTACTACCTTCCCGTGGGACACCCCACAGAGGGATACGCCTGGAGCTTCGGATCTTGGTCCGCCTGCAGCAAAGAGTGCGGAATTG GCTATCAGTCCAGAGCCGTCTACTGCTCCATCGACAACGAGGCCGTGCCCGACCACCTGTGCCCGTACTATGCCCGACCCGAGAGCAACAGAACCTGCAACCCTCAGGCCTGCCCTGTCACCTACGC CTGGAGAACCAGCGAGTGGACCGACTGCAACGTGGCATGCGGAGGCGGATTCCAGTATCGCGGCGTGGACTGTCTCTACAATGACGAGTCGGGACCCCGCGTGGTCGAGGACGCCTACTGCGCTCAGTACACTCAGGCACCCACTGACCAGCAGAAATGCAACATGCAGCGCTGCACCGACCACCCCGGAAGTGCG ATCATTTCCTACATCCCCTCTGAGAACGCCGTTCAGTGCCGCACCACCACCTACGGGTGCTGCTACGACCGCACCACCCCTGCTGCCGGGCCCAATGGAGAGGGCTGCCGTGACCCACCCGCACCTT TCGAGCGCTCCATCTGCTCACTGCCTAAGGCCGCTGGATCCTGCTCCAGCTGGACGGCGCGCTACTTCTTTGATGTTCTAAGCGGCAAGTGTACCGAGTTCTGGTACGGAGGCTGCCACGGCAACAGCAATCACTTTGCAACACAGGAGGAGTGCCACAGGGTCTGCCACGAGCCTAATGGCAATGGAAACGGCAATGGAAACGGAAATGGAAACGGAAACGGAAACGGAAATGGAAATGGTGACGGTGACGGTAACGGTAACGGCCACGCCAATGGAAATGGCAATGGTAATGGCCGCACCAATGGAAATGGCAACGGCCACACCAACGGAAACGGAAATGGTAACGGTTACACAAACGGAAACGGTAACGGCCGCTCAAATGGAAATGGCAACGGTAATGGCCGCACCAACGGAAACGGTAACGGCAACGGCCACACCAACGGAAATGGCAATGGTAACGGTTACTCAAACGGCAATGGAAATGGTAACGGCCACCCCAACGGCAATGGAAACGGTAACGGCCACCCCAACGGCAATGGCAATGGCAATGGAAACGGTAACGGCCACCCCAACGGCAATGGAAACGGTAACGGCCACCCCAACGGCAATGGCAATGGAAACGGTAACGGCCACCCCAACGGAAATGGAAACGGTAACGGCCACCCCAACGGAAATGGAAACGATAACGGCCACCCCAATGGCAATGGAAACGGTAACGGCCACCCCAACGGCAATGGCAATGGAAACGGTAACGGCCATCCCAACGGCAACGGCAATGGTAATGGTTACTCAAACGGCAATGGAAACGGTAACGGCCGCACCAACGGCAATGGAAACGGTAACGGACGCCCCAACGGCAATGGAAACGGTAACGGCCGCCCCAACGGCAATGGCAATGGTAACGGTTACTCAAACGGCAATGGAAACGGTAACGGCCACCCCAATGGAAACGGTAACGGCCACCCCAACGGCAATGGTAACGGTTACTCAAACGGCAATGGAAACGGTAACGGCCACCCCAACGG CAACGGTAACGGGCACACCAACGGAAATGGCAACGGTCGCTCCAACGGAAATGGAAACGGTAACGGCCGCAACGGTAATGGTCACTCCAACGGTAATGGAAACGGAAATGGAAACGGTAATGGAAATGGTTACCCAAACGGTAACGGAAATGGCCGCTCCAACGGATATGGACAGCGCGCCAACGGAAATGGCAACGGCAACGGAAATGGCGAGGACTACAACGGAAACGGCCACGACAACGGAAACGGCAATGGCCGCTCCAATGGTCACACCCAGAGGGTAGCATCCAGCGTGGCCCACACTGCCCACAAGGCCCGCTTTGTCTTGAAAGCCCGCAGGCCTCACTTTATCACCGTGAAAAAGCACCTTATCCCCGCAGCCAG TTTGACTTTGCCAGCCCAGGTCAAGATTGACCAGTCGGACCCGTCCGCCGTAGAGGCCCTGGCGGGCCAGACGGTGGTGCTGCCCTGCAGAGTCAGCCCACCGCCCAGTTCCACCGTGGCGCTCCAGTGGAGCAAGGACGGAGCCGCATTGACATCACGCAG ACATCAACAGCAGCCCAACGGTTCGCTGCTGCTCGGCCCTGTCAGCAAGTCGGACGAAGGCTGGTTCTTGTGTGTGGCCACCAAGGAGCAGGAAAGAGACCACCGCTACGTTTACCTGACTGTCTCAG AGGGAGCGTCCCGGCCGCAGCCCACCTCCTTGCCGACGGACGAGCTTTCGCCAGG GTTCACCCTGGAGCGCTCGGCCGCATCCTTGCTGGAGATGCGAGCGGGACAGGCGGCCCGACTGCCGTGCACCGTCGTACCCGCAACCTCACTCAGATACGTCAGCATACAATGGAGCCGAGACGGACGCACACTCAGCGACTCCAG GTTTGTCCAGCAGTTAGATGGCACACTGCTCATTGAGTCACTTCGGACTGAGGACGCCGGTGTGTACACTTGCTCCGCCTCCACGCAGCATCAGCTGGAGCAGAGACGCGTACATCTCAGAGTTCAAG CTGCCTTGCGGATCACCAAAGCTCCCGACAACATCCAAGTACCTGAAGGCAGCACGGCACTGCTACCCTGCGTGGCGTCGGGAGTCGACGTAAGCATCGGCTGGTCCAG GAACGGCGTCCCAGTGCGTCCGGACGGACGTAAGGTCCAGGTGTCTGCCGACGGGAGCCTGATCCTCAACAATGTGCAGGCATCCGACGAGGGCACCTACACGTGCAACGCCTACGCCGGCATCTACTCGGCCAGCGCCTCGGCTGACGTGCGCCTCctcaaaaatgtgcaaacag GCGGGGTTATGACATCACCATCGGGGACGCCGTGCTTGGACCAGCCTGAATTGGCCAACTGCGAGCTGGTGGTCTACGCCCAGCTGTGCGCCAACCAGTACTACGCTGCCTTCTGTTGTGCCAGCTGTGCCCGCCAAGCACGCAGCGGTGACAGGTTAGCTCGGTGA